A genomic segment from Opitutales bacterium encodes:
- a CDS encoding FabA-like domain protein, with protein MPEPASDPQPAVSEKTFTEEDIEILKDALRRCPEGTFEAALAFRQEGDVSQLETIVLGIIKRYLEPDMRSKIDAADDNTHLMEDLGIDSLTMMEIVILVEETLDVSFDNDELREIRTYGDLRTYMARKVGGESDAPQVPQRERISLEDILEVMPHQAPFLFIDQAEVTEEGLIGTYKIRGTEDFLQGHFKNNPVFPASIMVEALGQVGVLFLLKGKHEALTRPVDATKIYFTSSEKVKCQRICKPGDILTMEIKPKRIRRPLAFFEGTITVEGERAVFCESFSLIFDFVAETEENA; from the coding sequence ATGCCCGAGCCTGCCTCAGACCCACAACCTGCCGTGTCGGAAAAGACTTTTACAGAAGAAGATATAGAAATCCTCAAAGACGCTCTCCGTCGTTGCCCTGAAGGTACCTTCGAAGCTGCTTTAGCCTTCCGGCAGGAAGGCGATGTTTCTCAGTTGGAGACGATTGTCTTAGGAATCATCAAGCGCTATCTGGAACCTGATATGCGCTCGAAGATCGATGCGGCTGACGACAATACCCATTTGATGGAGGATCTCGGGATCGATTCACTCACCATGATGGAGATCGTGATCCTCGTTGAGGAGACGTTGGATGTGAGCTTCGATAATGATGAACTCCGTGAAATCCGCACTTATGGAGACCTACGCACCTACATGGCGCGCAAAGTCGGTGGTGAGTCCGACGCACCTCAGGTTCCTCAGCGTGAACGTATTTCACTTGAAGATATTCTTGAGGTCATGCCGCACCAGGCCCCGTTCCTCTTTATCGATCAAGCCGAGGTAACTGAAGAGGGTTTAATCGGGACCTACAAGATCCGTGGAACCGAGGACTTTCTACAGGGGCACTTTAAAAATAATCCTGTTTTCCCCGCCTCCATCATGGTCGAAGCCTTGGGCCAGGTCGGCGTCCTATTCCTTCTCAAGGGCAAGCATGAGGCCCTCACGCGGCCCGTGGATGCAACCAAGATTTATTTTACTTCTTCCGAGAAGGTGAAGTGCCAGCGCATCTGCAAGCCAGGCGATATCCTTACCATGGAGATTAAGCCTAAGCGCATACGCCGTCCTTTGGCATTTTTTGAAGGAACGATTACGGTCGAGGGTGAGCGGGCTGTATTTTGTGAGTCCTTTTCACTAATTTTCGATTTCGTCGCAGAGACGGAAGAAAATGCTTAG
- the thrB gene encoding homoserine kinase: MAAKSIVVQTPASTSNCGPGFDSLGIALKLYNYVRVEMTESEGVTYLGEETMSEASMRMVAEAADLFFSETGRVRHGVGFDIWGQIPIARGLGSSSTLRAGIVEGLNALNGNSLDKEDLAALVCQLDHSPDNTCPLVHGGFCVARTDPDSGAHIYTLKHAVSDSIRFVVVSPETRVLTGDARKVLPEKISFEDAVKSINSAATVVSIFASQQYDLLGHAITDYIHQPYRGVLNPFLSEVIGAGQDAGAYTGWLSGSGSSILCVAPAEDALEVANRMTGVLTAAGVQSQFFVLEADNNGVQIVSDSDSSVE, translated from the coding sequence ATGGCAGCCAAATCAATCGTAGTCCAAACTCCGGCTAGTACTTCGAACTGTGGGCCCGGCTTCGATTCTCTGGGAATCGCCCTGAAGTTATACAACTACGTGCGCGTCGAGATGACCGAGAGTGAGGGCGTCACCTATCTCGGTGAGGAAACGATGTCTGAGGCTTCGATGCGTATGGTGGCTGAGGCGGCAGATCTCTTTTTTTCCGAAACAGGTAGAGTGCGGCATGGTGTCGGTTTTGATATTTGGGGCCAAATCCCAATTGCGCGCGGCTTGGGTTCGAGTTCGACGCTCCGAGCCGGTATTGTCGAAGGGTTGAATGCACTCAACGGCAACAGCTTAGACAAAGAAGACCTGGCAGCTTTGGTCTGTCAGCTCGACCACAGTCCGGATAACACCTGCCCACTAGTACACGGCGGCTTTTGCGTCGCGCGGACTGATCCCGATAGTGGAGCGCATATCTACACCCTAAAGCATGCAGTGAGCGATAGCATTCGCTTTGTGGTCGTTTCCCCGGAAACCCGTGTCCTTACGGGAGATGCGCGAAAGGTACTGCCAGAAAAGATCTCCTTTGAAGATGCGGTAAAAAGCATCAATAGCGCAGCGACCGTCGTCTCAATTTTCGCAAGCCAGCAATATGACCTACTGGGTCATGCCATCACTGACTACATCCACCAACCCTACCGTGGAGTCCTCAATCCGTTTCTTTCGGAAGTCATAGGAGCAGGTCAAGACGCTGGAGCTTACACGGGTTGGCTCAGTGGTAGCGGTAGCAGCATATTATGCGTGGCGCCCGCCGAGGATGCACTCGAGGTGGCCAATCGCATGACAGGCGTGCTGACGGCAGCGGGCGTTCAGTCGCAATTTTTCGTTTTGGAGGCAGATAACAACGGCGTTCAAATCGTTAGCGATTCCGATTCGTCCGTTGAATAA
- the smpB gene encoding SsrA-binding protein SmpB, whose product MPKTSPYARSLTDGSPINSEKTKSNTFKRYQPTHATLRDRARVAFLFVARKKNKNRQPGEISNPKARHLYEIGETFEAGIVLRGTEVKTVRLGKAQIHEAFARMERNELFLYNAHIEEYAFGNLNNHRPDRPRKLLLHRREINRIRGAIEVSNKTIIPLRMYLAHGLVKVQIAICTGKKLFDKRQDMRKKTDLREAERAMKNFNQR is encoded by the coding sequence ATGCCGAAGACGTCGCCCTACGCGAGATCATTGACGGACGGATCTCCTATCAACTCGGAGAAGACGAAGAGTAATACCTTCAAGCGATATCAGCCTACACATGCCACCTTACGCGATCGAGCGAGGGTGGCATTTCTATTTGTGGCACGAAAGAAAAACAAAAACCGGCAACCCGGTGAGATTTCCAACCCCAAGGCCCGTCACCTCTACGAGATTGGCGAGACCTTTGAGGCGGGGATCGTTTTGCGTGGTACAGAGGTCAAAACAGTGCGTCTAGGGAAGGCTCAGATACATGAGGCTTTCGCGCGCATGGAGCGAAATGAGCTGTTTCTCTATAATGCACATATCGAAGAATATGCTTTTGGGAATCTCAACAACCACCGTCCCGACCGACCGCGCAAGCTGCTTTTACACCGGCGAGAAATCAACCGGATACGGGGTGCAATCGAAGTTAGCAACAAAACCATTATCCCGTTGCGCATGTATCTAGCTCATGGACTGGTGAAAGTCCAAATTGCGATCTGTACGGGTAAAAAGCTATTCGACAAACGGCAGGATATGCGGAAAAAAACGGACCTGCGTGAGGCGGAGCGAGCCATGAAAAATTTCAACCAACGCTAA
- a CDS encoding DNA-directed RNA polymerase subunit omega — protein MRDDYLKQAHQVITDPNILINVVSRRVKQLKSGSPPLIESLERLDAEDVALREIIDGRISYQLGEDEE, from the coding sequence ATGAGAGACGATTACTTAAAGCAGGCCCATCAGGTCATTACCGACCCAAACATTTTGATCAACGTCGTGTCCCGCCGGGTCAAGCAGCTCAAGAGTGGCAGCCCTCCTCTTATTGAAAGTCTGGAGCGTCTCGATGCCGAAGACGTCGCCCTACGCGAGATCATTGACGGACGGATCTCCTATCAACTCGGAGAAGACGAAGAGTAA
- the secD gene encoding protein translocase subunit SecD — protein sequence MSGRTLWKFALTAVVVGWSLLSIFPTQDTPFPEYVRSAVTVDPSGFETVVEKAQAAVDADTYPSLFVALSAVATEDDVDLSRFFPEINLADIPKLETRNDVLVGELLKSSKGKIRQGLDLVGGVSVTFRIDPDALGEDEFLKQEQLSKAVEIMRNRLDGSGVAEPLIRPRGSDQIEIQLPGLNTRSNPDLLSNISKPAKLELRLVSREQMQGLIDPYTTPRSQWPAGYEVLTRDINLPDGRVSESAFFVKRISEVAGSAISEAFAAQGLSGGWEVQLRFSGEGEGRVFEVTSRIVNEDRRTGVQQPLAIVLDGDLYSAPVINEPLSTSAVITGDFSQREAIELANVLNNPLEVKLIQDEVYEVGPTLAKEAQDSSKQAMLWGAGLVIIFMVLYYWAGGVVAVFSGIVNILIVLGVLASFQATLTLPGVAALVLTLGMGVDANILIFERIREELKQGKALRNAVHGGFEKAFSTIVDANITTLITAAILIALGTGPVKGFGVTLAIGIVASVFAALIASRGLLEFLVEKAVAKRVLGLPGLPIRKVPFMNFRRPAFIASWILVVVGVAVTFMRADEIFGIDFLGGDEVVLSYVERPTDEAILSLAQTEALGEIIITEQTDIGTGTSMLKIQTDRDIGPVAVEKMQAAFPDAYLEMQGITTIGAAVSEEIQRNGFLSVAAALLGILTYVALRFEFGYGLGAIVATIHDVLMTIGLFVIFGGQFTAPMLAAILMIVGYSINDTIVVFDRIREELGLDPDASLKDIVHLSINRVLSRTIWTSLSTLLAAGTLLIFGAGVIQDFALVFVLGILTGTFSSIFIATPVFFWYHKGDRRHVEDGEEPLQRYDWEVSTREARPGKD from the coding sequence ATGTCGGGCCGCACGCTCTGGAAATTCGCCCTAACCGCCGTTGTGGTCGGTTGGTCGCTGCTCTCAATTTTTCCAACTCAGGACACGCCGTTCCCAGAATATGTGCGTAGTGCTGTAACGGTCGACCCGTCCGGTTTTGAGACGGTCGTCGAAAAGGCGCAGGCTGCCGTAGACGCGGATACATACCCTTCTTTGTTCGTTGCATTGAGTGCGGTGGCGACGGAAGACGATGTCGATCTGTCTCGATTTTTCCCTGAAATAAACCTTGCGGACATTCCTAAACTAGAAACGCGCAACGATGTCTTAGTCGGGGAGCTTTTGAAGTCCTCCAAGGGCAAGATTCGTCAGGGCCTCGACCTAGTCGGTGGGGTATCGGTAACCTTTCGTATCGATCCGGATGCGCTGGGTGAGGACGAATTTTTAAAGCAAGAGCAGCTCAGTAAGGCGGTGGAAATCATGCGTAACCGCCTCGACGGGAGCGGTGTCGCCGAGCCGCTGATTCGTCCACGGGGCAGTGATCAGATCGAAATACAGCTCCCCGGTCTGAATACGCGGAGTAACCCAGATTTGTTATCGAACATCAGCAAACCTGCGAAACTCGAGCTGCGTCTCGTGAGCCGTGAGCAAATGCAAGGGCTGATTGATCCCTACACGACTCCGCGCAGCCAGTGGCCTGCTGGCTACGAGGTGCTGACCAGAGATATCAATCTTCCAGATGGGCGTGTGAGCGAATCTGCCTTTTTTGTAAAACGGATCTCAGAGGTCGCAGGAAGTGCGATTTCCGAAGCGTTCGCGGCGCAGGGGCTCAGCGGTGGCTGGGAAGTTCAGCTGCGGTTCAGTGGTGAAGGCGAAGGTCGCGTCTTTGAGGTGACCTCTCGCATCGTCAACGAAGATCGCCGGACAGGGGTGCAGCAGCCCCTCGCAATCGTTTTGGACGGCGATCTCTACAGTGCCCCGGTAATCAACGAACCTCTGAGCACAAGTGCTGTAATCACAGGCGACTTCAGCCAGCGGGAAGCGATTGAGCTGGCCAATGTCCTCAACAACCCACTCGAGGTTAAATTGATCCAGGACGAGGTCTACGAGGTGGGTCCCACCTTGGCTAAAGAAGCTCAGGATAGCAGCAAGCAAGCGATGCTTTGGGGTGCGGGGCTAGTCATTATTTTTATGGTGCTCTACTACTGGGCCGGCGGCGTGGTGGCAGTCTTTTCCGGCATAGTAAATATCCTGATTGTTCTCGGAGTCTTAGCGAGTTTCCAGGCCACGCTCACGCTTCCTGGTGTTGCGGCTCTCGTGCTTACCTTGGGGATGGGTGTCGATGCTAACATCCTTATTTTTGAGCGGATCCGGGAAGAGCTGAAGCAAGGCAAAGCGCTGCGCAATGCGGTGCATGGCGGTTTTGAGAAGGCATTTTCCACAATTGTGGATGCAAATATCACGACCCTCATCACGGCTGCTATATTGATCGCGCTGGGCACGGGTCCGGTGAAGGGCTTTGGTGTTACTTTGGCAATTGGTATCGTAGCGTCCGTGTTTGCAGCATTGATCGCCTCGCGTGGTCTGCTCGAATTCCTGGTGGAAAAAGCAGTAGCGAAGCGGGTGCTGGGTCTCCCAGGCTTACCGATTCGCAAGGTGCCCTTTATGAATTTCCGTCGTCCGGCATTTATTGCCTCATGGATCTTGGTTGTCGTCGGAGTAGCCGTAACCTTCATGCGTGCCGACGAGATTTTTGGTATCGACTTTCTGGGTGGCGACGAGGTGGTGCTATCTTACGTCGAACGCCCGACGGATGAGGCCATCCTGAGTCTGGCTCAGACAGAGGCCCTGGGAGAGATTATCATAACCGAGCAGACTGATATTGGTACGGGCACAAGCATGCTCAAAATTCAGACAGATCGGGATATCGGTCCCGTGGCGGTGGAGAAAATGCAGGCAGCGTTTCCGGATGCATACCTTGAGATGCAAGGAATCACGACCATCGGTGCGGCAGTGTCTGAGGAGATCCAACGAAACGGATTTCTCTCTGTAGCAGCGGCTCTTTTAGGAATCCTTACCTATGTTGCCCTACGTTTCGAATTTGGATATGGATTGGGGGCAATCGTCGCGACGATTCATGACGTCCTTATGACCATCGGATTGTTTGTGATCTTCGGTGGTCAGTTTACGGCTCCGATGCTTGCCGCTATTCTCATGATCGTGGGCTATTCGATTAACGATACCATTGTTGTCTTTGACCGAATACGTGAAGAGCTTGGACTCGATCCGGATGCCTCGCTCAAAGACATCGTGCACCTTTCGATCAATCGAGTGCTGTCCCGAACTATTTGGACCAGTTTGTCGACCTTGCTCGCGGCGGGAACGCTACTCATCTTCGGCGCAGGCGTGATCCAGGATTTCGCTTTGGTATTTGTTTTAGGTATTCTTACAGGAACCTTCTCCTCCATCTTCATCGCGACTCCGGTGTTTTTCTGGTATCACAAAGGTGATCGTCGCCATGTCGAGGATGGAGAGGAACCCCTGCAGCGTTACGATTGGGAAGTCTCCACGCGTGAGGCGCGCCCTGGCAAAGACTGA
- the yajC gene encoding preprotein translocase subunit YajC, translated as MIEAFIFLAQQTAPAGQPQGPSFISFMPFILMFVGMYFFIIAPQRKKQKEHQKMIEGLKVGDNVMTNSGIYGAITSVKEDRFTIQIADNTKVDVNRQFVSSKADK; from the coding sequence ATGATAGAAGCCTTTATTTTTCTCGCTCAGCAGACCGCACCGGCTGGCCAGCCTCAGGGCCCATCCTTTATATCCTTCATGCCGTTCATCCTGATGTTTGTGGGTATGTATTTCTTTATTATCGCTCCCCAGCGCAAGAAGCAGAAGGAGCATCAAAAGATGATCGAGGGCCTCAAGGTCGGGGACAATGTTATGACGAACAGCGGCATTTACGGTGCTATCACGAGCGTGAAGGAAGACCGATTCACCATCCAGATCGCCGACAACACCAAGGTCGACGTGAACAGACAGTTCGTCTCTTCAAAGGCGGATAAGTAA
- a CDS encoding ATP-dependent Clp protease proteolytic subunit: MRNAPLKPLGFVFTFLLALFLSAQEQEIEDSEPSEIEPSAELETVPEPEMPISPDDSNSEAVIESINEEITLEDSGPAKVYIVPIEGAIATPTEYIVRRAVKDAIENDIDAIVLKMHTPGGALGNTLEIMELLSNFEGTTITFIDNEAISAGAYISASTQEIYMAPDALIGAAAVVSGSGEDIAETMKQKIDSVLKAKVRILSEEYRYRGDVIRAMMDSSFELKIGDEVIKEADELLSLTASEAVKFYGDPPAHLLAEGIYDDIDALLEARFGDRGFEDQRFEISWSEELAQLFNTITPAIIGIALLLIFIEFKTPGFGVFGILGVSGLVFVFFSQYVAGFAGYEPLIFFILGALLILVELFLIPGTVVFGVMGVGMMLGSLIWSMVDVWPTEDFSYSPAVFTEPLQNVGLGMLIAIVGFLILLRLLPKTSIWQGMVLTEKVGDSGGKKVANPMTAKEVGAIIGKVAERPPLGSEGISITAMMPSGTIEIEGKRFQAQTRLGSIEKGVRVRVSEYAAYSLVVEAVESSSVS, translated from the coding sequence GTGAGAAACGCGCCACTTAAGCCCCTAGGGTTTGTATTCACTTTTTTGTTAGCTCTCTTTCTGAGTGCGCAGGAGCAGGAAATCGAAGATAGCGAACCATCAGAAATTGAACCGTCTGCAGAGTTAGAAACGGTCCCTGAGCCTGAAATGCCAATATCTCCCGACGATTCCAACAGCGAAGCTGTTATTGAATCCATAAACGAAGAGATTACCTTAGAAGACTCAGGTCCGGCTAAAGTATACATCGTTCCCATCGAAGGCGCTATTGCCACGCCAACCGAATATATCGTCCGACGCGCAGTCAAAGATGCTATCGAGAACGACATCGACGCAATCGTCCTCAAAATGCACACGCCCGGCGGAGCCCTCGGCAACACCTTAGAGATCATGGAGCTCCTCTCAAATTTCGAAGGCACCACCATCACATTTATCGACAATGAAGCCATCTCGGCCGGGGCCTACATTTCCGCTTCAACGCAAGAGATTTACATGGCTCCCGACGCTTTGATTGGTGCCGCAGCTGTGGTTTCTGGTTCAGGGGAGGACATCGCTGAGACGATGAAACAAAAGATCGATAGCGTCCTTAAGGCAAAGGTGCGCATCCTTTCCGAGGAATATCGTTATCGTGGCGATGTTATACGCGCGATGATGGACAGTAGCTTCGAGCTAAAAATCGGCGACGAAGTCATCAAAGAAGCTGATGAGCTCCTCAGCCTCACGGCATCAGAAGCAGTCAAATTCTACGGGGACCCACCCGCCCATCTGCTTGCTGAGGGCATTTATGATGACATTGATGCCCTTCTAGAGGCGCGGTTCGGCGACCGCGGATTCGAGGACCAACGTTTTGAAATCTCTTGGTCGGAAGAGTTAGCCCAGCTTTTCAATACCATCACTCCTGCCATCATAGGCATTGCTCTGCTTTTGATATTCATCGAATTCAAAACGCCTGGCTTCGGCGTGTTTGGTATTTTGGGTGTCTCTGGATTGGTATTCGTCTTCTTCAGCCAATACGTCGCCGGGTTTGCTGGTTATGAACCCCTGATCTTTTTCATCCTGGGTGCCCTGCTCATCCTGGTAGAGCTTTTTCTGATTCCTGGAACCGTTGTTTTTGGTGTCATGGGCGTAGGCATGATGCTGGGTTCTTTGATATGGAGCATGGTCGACGTGTGGCCCACAGAAGATTTTTCGTACAGCCCGGCAGTCTTCACAGAACCCCTTCAAAATGTGGGCTTGGGCATGCTGATTGCGATTGTCGGCTTCCTTATTTTGCTGCGCTTGCTTCCCAAAACTTCGATCTGGCAAGGCATGGTGCTGACTGAAAAAGTCGGCGATAGCGGCGGCAAAAAAGTCGCAAATCCTATGACTGCAAAAGAAGTCGGTGCGATCATCGGAAAGGTAGCCGAACGCCCTCCCCTCGGCTCTGAAGGCATCAGCATCACAGCCATGATGCCCTCCGGCACTATTGAAATCGAAGGGAAACGTTTCCAAGCTCAGACTCGCCTCGGGAGTATAGAGAAAGGTGTTCGCGTGCGTGTCTCAGAGTATGCGGCTTATTCATTAGTCGTCGAAGCCGTTGAATCCTCCTCTGTGTCATGA
- the floA gene encoding flotillin-like protein FloA (flotillin-like protein involved in membrane lipid rafts) encodes MIPSPILANATLIIGVVGVIAVLVLVFILWSFLGTFIKALLAGAPVGLHTLVAMRLRGVPHSLIVDARITAFKAGIELTTDELEAHYLAEGNVIPTVQALIAAEKANINLDFPAACAIDLATRGTDKSVLEAVRTSINPKVIDCPGGMGGRTTIDGVSKDGIQVKVRARVTVRSNLDQYVGSALEETIIARVGEGIVTTIGSAETYKHVLESPDTISRTVLSRGLDVGTAFEILSIDIADVDVGQNVGAQLQESQAVANKNMAQAQAEIRRAAAVALEQEMKAKVEEMRAKLVEAEAQVPQAIAEAFRNGNLGVMDYYRLNNIKADTEMRTSISKDDEDDSTDSITPKA; translated from the coding sequence ATGATCCCGTCCCCAATCCTCGCTAATGCCACCCTCATCATCGGTGTCGTTGGTGTCATTGCAGTCCTCGTCCTCGTATTTATCCTCTGGTCATTCCTGGGAACATTCATCAAGGCCTTACTGGCCGGAGCGCCTGTCGGGCTCCACACCCTGGTCGCCATGCGCCTCCGTGGCGTGCCGCACTCGCTCATCGTCGATGCGCGGATCACTGCGTTCAAGGCAGGGATCGAGCTGACCACCGACGAGCTGGAAGCTCACTACCTAGCTGAGGGTAATGTCATCCCCACCGTCCAGGCACTGATCGCCGCTGAAAAAGCCAACATCAACCTTGATTTCCCTGCAGCCTGTGCGATCGACCTCGCCACGCGCGGCACCGATAAAAGCGTCCTTGAGGCCGTGCGCACGTCGATTAACCCGAAGGTCATCGACTGCCCCGGTGGCATGGGAGGACGCACCACGATCGACGGTGTTTCCAAAGACGGCATCCAGGTGAAAGTGCGCGCGCGTGTCACAGTCCGCTCCAACCTAGACCAATACGTCGGCTCAGCACTGGAAGAAACAATCATTGCCCGTGTGGGTGAGGGTATTGTCACAACAATCGGTTCCGCCGAGACATACAAACACGTTCTAGAGAGCCCCGATACCATTTCACGCACGGTGCTTTCTCGCGGTCTCGACGTGGGCACTGCTTTTGAAATTCTTTCCATTGACATCGCAGATGTAGACGTAGGCCAGAACGTCGGGGCCCAGCTGCAAGAGTCTCAAGCCGTCGCGAACAAAAACATGGCACAGGCGCAGGCAGAAATCCGTCGTGCGGCCGCGGTAGCTCTCGAACAGGAGATGAAGGCGAAAGTCGAAGAGATGCGTGCCAAACTTGTCGAAGCTGAAGCTCAGGTTCCACAGGCGATTGCTGAGGCCTTCCGTAATGGTAATTTGGGCGTCATGGACTACTATCGTTTAAACAACATCAAAGCCGACACAGAGATGCGCACGAGCATTTCTAAGGATGATGAAGACGATAGCACCGACTCGATTACTCCGAAGGCCTAG
- a CDS encoding glycosyltransferase: protein MERNIICMKWGTKYGPDYVERLHRAVCKHLTGPFRFICFTDDAVGLPDGVENFPIPPLSLDPNAPERGWKKLTVLSDPLEDITGQVLFLDLDIVITGDLSVFFEYPGDFCIIQDWLLKSQGIGNSSVFRFNAGAHADVLRYFRENQERVKAEVRNEQAFLTRQVRENFDVTFWPPEWCVSFKRSCIPPFPFLYFRSPTLPKGARVVVFHGHPNPPEAIQGKGRGFRRFKPAPWIKEHWA, encoded by the coding sequence ATGGAACGGAATATAATCTGTATGAAATGGGGGACCAAATATGGTCCAGATTACGTGGAACGTCTACATCGTGCGGTTTGCAAGCATCTAACTGGCCCATTTCGCTTTATTTGCTTTACAGACGATGCAGTAGGCCTGCCGGACGGTGTGGAGAATTTTCCCATACCCCCATTGAGCCTTGATCCCAATGCCCCTGAGCGTGGGTGGAAGAAATTGACCGTGTTGAGTGATCCATTGGAAGACATTACCGGACAGGTGTTGTTTCTCGATTTGGACATCGTGATTACCGGTGACTTGAGCGTCTTCTTTGAGTACCCAGGTGATTTTTGTATTATTCAGGATTGGTTGCTGAAGAGTCAGGGTATTGGTAATAGCTCGGTATTCCGATTTAACGCCGGGGCTCATGCGGATGTGCTGCGTTACTTCAGAGAAAATCAAGAACGTGTGAAAGCCGAGGTTCGGAACGAGCAGGCTTTCCTAACACGTCAGGTCCGTGAAAATTTTGATGTAACTTTTTGGCCACCAGAGTGGTGTGTGAGCTTTAAGCGAAGCTGTATTCCTCCGTTTCCTTTCTTATACTTTAGATCGCCCACTTTACCCAAAGGAGCACGTGTTGTAGTTTTTCATGGCCACCCCAACCCACCTGAGGCAATTCAGGGCAAAGGACGCGGTTTTCGCCGATTTAAACCTGCTCCCTGGATCAAAGAACATTGGGCTTGA
- a CDS encoding ATP-dependent Clp protease proteolytic subunit has protein sequence MKHFPLVVALAFPITLPYAEDTTEQTDTTDTASINVDPLEALRDEIEQLSTESRLRELQLKEEFADKIVETQRLKIEADHQRAEAQAELAEMQKERQAIEAELSLNASKTKMELAELEAKNKRLELEIDALKNESQLAIAEIRAEAEVLAAKHHLGEEKAKAELAAMAIQHKKLMAEVEMINVANNRQEAELKSDQLEIQSEALRLDLRRKELLAANDASNLELTQLKRQLEIREQAAKLRDSLDIEESYEATPFDGSTLTVSDRRIALNGPIIRGTADFVTERIHFFNNQDSEAPLFIVIDTCPGGSVMEGYRILKAMEASDAPVHVVVKSFAASMAAVILTMAEHSYAFPNAVILHHQPFSFSVGNLTQQNEQMEIFNQWAERLHQPVADKMGVSLEDFYTQMYENNSDGDWQEFADVAQELKWVDNIIEELREEGIRRRPGSEAPQPFIIFAGTDADTAAAQVKSQVPQNAYIPTPGPFDFYFLYNRNGFYRWPSL, from the coding sequence ATGAAGCACTTTCCACTCGTTGTAGCTCTAGCTTTCCCCATAACCCTTCCCTATGCCGAAGACACCACGGAACAAACCGACACTACAGACACCGCATCGATAAATGTCGACCCCCTTGAGGCACTGCGCGATGAAATCGAACAACTGAGCACAGAGAGCAGACTGAGAGAATTGCAACTCAAGGAGGAATTTGCCGACAAAATCGTCGAAACTCAGCGCCTAAAGATCGAAGCAGATCACCAGAGAGCAGAGGCACAGGCCGAACTCGCCGAGATGCAAAAAGAGCGGCAAGCCATCGAAGCCGAATTATCGCTGAACGCTTCCAAAACGAAGATGGAACTGGCAGAGCTCGAAGCGAAAAACAAACGTCTCGAACTGGAAATCGATGCACTCAAAAACGAAAGCCAATTAGCTATCGCTGAAATACGTGCAGAAGCCGAGGTTCTCGCAGCAAAACATCACCTCGGTGAGGAAAAAGCGAAAGCAGAGCTCGCCGCCATGGCTATTCAGCACAAGAAATTGATGGCCGAAGTCGAGATGATCAACGTAGCAAACAACCGGCAAGAGGCAGAACTAAAAAGTGACCAGCTCGAGATTCAGTCCGAGGCATTACGTCTCGATTTACGCCGCAAAGAATTGCTCGCAGCTAACGATGCTTCAAACTTGGAACTCACTCAACTCAAGCGCCAACTCGAAATCCGCGAACAAGCGGCAAAACTCCGTGATTCCCTAGATATTGAGGAATCCTACGAGGCGACGCCTTTCGACGGTTCGACACTTACCGTAAGCGATCGTCGCATTGCGCTCAACGGCCCAATCATTCGTGGTACGGCCGATTTCGTTACTGAGCGGATTCATTTTTTTAATAATCAAGATAGCGAAGCCCCGCTCTTCATCGTAATCGACACCTGTCCGGGAGGGTCAGTCATGGAAGGCTATCGCATCCTTAAGGCCATGGAGGCAAGTGACGCCCCAGTCCATGTCGTTGTAAAAAGCTTCGCCGCCAGTATGGCTGCCGTCATCCTTACGATGGCTGAGCATTCTTATGCATTTCCCAACGCGGTCATTCTGCACCACCAACCCTTCTCTTTCTCGGTCGGAAACCTGACTCAGCAAAACGAGCAGATGGAGATTTTCAATCAATGGGCAGAGCGCCTGCATCAGCCCGTGGCCGATAAAATGGGAGTCAGCCTGGAAGATTTTTATACCCAAATGTATGAAAATAATTCGGATGGTGACTGGCAGGAGTTCGCAGACGTCGCTCAAGAACTCAAGTGGGTGGACAACATCATTGAGGAATTGCGTGAAGAGGGCATTCGCAGGCGCCCGGGCAGTGAAGCCCCCCAGCCCTTTATCATATTCGCCGGCACAGACGCGGACACTGCAGCTGCTCAAGTAAAGTCCCAAGTCCCTCAAAACGCCTATATTCCCACACCCGGACCTTTTGACTTCTACTTCCTTTATAACCGCAATGGCTTCTACCGCTGGCCAAGTCTCTAA